A genomic region of Candidatus Eremiobacteraceae bacterium contains the following coding sequences:
- the nadD gene encoding nicotinate-nucleotide adenylyltransferase, producing the protein MREIRRTGILGGTFDPVHDGHIAIARGVLEAAPLDRVLFMPVGAPAHRETHASAADRAEMVRLALEGVDSRLQFDATALDQPAPAYTVDTLALAHKAFPDDSLFFIAGADSLAHSAWRRLDEVATAVERFYVVPRRGSSWADVERVLGDLNPALRARFVPLDLAVDDVSSSEIRTRVAAGQSIDNLVPHRVARYIDRRGLYK; encoded by the coding sequence GTGCGCGAGATTCGCCGGACCGGCATACTCGGTGGCACCTTTGATCCCGTGCACGACGGGCATATTGCGATCGCGCGCGGGGTGCTTGAGGCCGCGCCGCTCGATCGTGTTCTGTTCATGCCCGTGGGCGCACCAGCGCATCGCGAAACGCATGCCTCCGCCGCCGACCGCGCAGAGATGGTGCGCCTGGCGCTTGAGGGCGTTGATTCGCGCTTGCAATTCGATGCGACCGCACTCGACCAACCCGCACCCGCTTATACCGTCGATACGCTTGCGCTCGCGCACAAGGCGTTTCCGGACGACTCGTTGTTTTTTATCGCCGGCGCGGATTCGCTCGCGCACAGCGCATGGCGCAGGCTTGACGAAGTGGCAACCGCGGTGGAGCGCTTCTACGTCGTGCCGAGGCGCGGAAGTTCTTGGGCAGACGTCGAGAGAGTGCTCGGTGACCTCAACCCAGCGTTGCGCGCGCGCTTCGTGCCGCTCGACCTCGCCGTAGACGACGTAAGCTCGAGCGAGATTCGGACTCGCGTCGCGGCAGGGCAATCGATCGATAATTTGGTGCCGCATCGCGTGGCACGCTACATAGATCGCCGGGGGCTTTATAAGTAG
- the lysA gene encoding diaminopimelate decarboxylase: MVVAPVRAGASVLLGLSVTYGTPLLVIDELTLRGAMRRFSTAFAREGWTASVTYAGKALLVRAIARIASEEGLALDVCSLGEFETALRAGVPAADCIVHGCWKTAAELDAAILNGARHVVVDHRAEIDELGARAKAAGTTADVLVRVNPGIAAHTHELIRTGAPDSKFGFVLSDGQALAAVMAVLAHPNLRFAGLHCHIGSQISDLTSYETEVDELLSFARDVRRHCGAQCEVIDVGGGLGLGAGTAELTPENWSDAIFSAFERGLADGELARPHIYVEPGRALVAQAGTTLYTIGVRKRLPDGCEALIVDGGMSDNPRPALYAARYDVSIVGREHEAPDGEYTIFGRHCETDRLVARVPLPAPQAGDVLAVADTGAYTYSMASNYNRFPRPAVVLVNEGRARLIAQREPLEHVLDLDVD, encoded by the coding sequence GTGGTCGTAGCACCGGTCCGGGCAGGCGCAAGCGTCCTTCTCGGCCTTTCTGTGACGTACGGCACACCACTGCTCGTCATCGACGAGCTCACGCTGCGGGGCGCCATGCGGCGTTTCTCCACGGCGTTCGCTCGCGAAGGCTGGACGGCGTCGGTGACCTACGCCGGCAAAGCGCTGCTCGTCCGGGCGATCGCGCGCATCGCCAGCGAAGAAGGCTTGGCGCTCGACGTCTGCTCGCTCGGCGAATTCGAAACGGCCTTGCGGGCAGGTGTGCCGGCCGCCGATTGCATCGTGCATGGCTGTTGGAAGACCGCGGCCGAACTCGATGCCGCGATTTTGAACGGGGCCCGCCACGTCGTCGTCGATCACCGCGCGGAGATCGACGAATTGGGCGCGCGCGCGAAAGCGGCCGGCACGACCGCCGATGTCCTCGTGCGCGTCAATCCCGGCATCGCTGCGCACACGCACGAACTTATCCGGACCGGCGCGCCGGATTCGAAGTTCGGCTTCGTCTTGAGCGACGGGCAAGCGCTCGCAGCGGTGATGGCGGTCCTTGCTCATCCGAACTTGCGCTTCGCCGGTTTGCACTGTCACATCGGATCGCAGATCTCGGATCTCACGTCGTACGAAACCGAAGTCGACGAACTGCTCTCGTTCGCGCGCGATGTGCGACGGCACTGCGGCGCTCAATGCGAGGTCATCGACGTCGGCGGCGGCCTTGGCCTCGGCGCCGGCACGGCAGAGCTGACGCCCGAGAACTGGTCGGACGCGATCTTCAGCGCATTCGAACGTGGTCTCGCCGACGGCGAGCTTGCGCGCCCTCACATCTATGTCGAACCCGGCAGGGCGCTCGTGGCACAAGCCGGCACGACGCTGTACACGATCGGCGTCCGCAAGCGGTTGCCCGACGGCTGCGAGGCGCTCATCGTCGACGGCGGGATGTCCGACAATCCGCGACCTGCGCTCTACGCGGCTCGCTACGATGTGTCGATCGTCGGGCGCGAACACGAAGCGCCTGACGGTGAGTACACGATCTTCGGCCGGCACTGCGAAACCGACCGGCTTGTCGCGCGCGTACCATTGCCTGCGCCGCAAGCGGGCGATGTGCTTGCGGTAGCGGACACCGGCGCGTATACGTATTCGATGGCGAGCAACTACAACCGGTTTCCGCGGCCCGCGGTCGTGTTGGTCAACGAAGGACGCGCTCGGCTCATCGCACAACGCGAACCGCTCGAACACGTGCTGGATCTCGACGTCGATTGA